One Pseudobutyrivibrio xylanivorans genomic window, AGCATTTTTAAAGAACTTAAAAATGTTTGGAATAGGATCAAGATAGACATGAACTTCTTTCTCTGGGAAATATGTAACTATGTAATTGTACATTGCCATGCAGGAACCAACACAGTCACCGTCTGGACGAATGTGACCGCTGATACCGATAGCCTTTGAGTTTGATATTAGTAAGTCAAAATTTTTAATCATGTCTAATCTCCTATCTTACACCTCATCAGTCAGCAAAGCTGACAGCTTCCCCTCAAGGGGAAGCCTATTCATTTTCATGCAAAGGTGCATTTACTTCATCAATAAGCTTGCTGATTTTTGCAGCATAAGCAATTGACTGGTCGCTTACAAAAGTAATCTCAGGTGTATTTCTAAGATTAATTCTGTGAGCAAGCTCACGGCGGATGAAGCCTGCAGAACTCTTAAGACCTTCGATAGTCTTCTTTACTGCCTCGTCATCCCCGAGAACCGAAATATATGCCTTGCAAGTCTTTAAGTCTGGGGCAACCTCCACAGATACCACCGATGTAACTGGTGATATACGTGGATCCTTTACCTCAAGACGAATAATATTGCTAAGCTCACGCATAACTTCTTCGTTAATGCGAGTATTTTTAACTGAATTTTTTCTCATTATCTAGGTACCTCAACCATAATGTAGGCCTCGATGACATCCATTTCCTGAACATCATTGAAGTCTTCAATAACAAGACCACACTCGAAGTTTGTCTTAACTTCCTTAACATCATCCTTGAATCTCTTAAGGGAACCAAGCTTACCTTCGTGGATTAGCTCGCCTTCACGAGTAACGCGAACCATACAATCTCTCTGGAAGTAACCATCTGTAACGTATGAACCAGCAATGTTTCCAACGCCTGAAGCCTTGAAGATCTGGCGAACCTCTGCGTGACCAATAACCTTCTCCTCGAAGATTGGATCAAGCATACCCTTCATAGCAGACTCAACATCGTTGATTGCATCGTAGATTACCTTGTAAAGACGAAGATCTACACCTTCTCTATCAGCAGTCATCTTAGCCTGTGGATCAACACGAACGTTGAAACCGATGATGATTGCATTTGATGCAGAAGCAAGAACTACGTCTGACTCATTGATTGTACCAACACCACCGTGGATGGTCTTAACAACAACTTCTTCGTTAGAAAGCTTCTCAAGTGACTGCTTAACAGCCTCAACAGAACCCTGAACGTCAGCCTTAACGATGATGTCAAGCTCCTTAAGGTTTCCTGACTCGATTTCGCTGAAGAGTGCATCAAGAGACATCTTAGACTTAGTCTGCTCAACGAGCTTGTTCTTGTGCTCTGCTACGAATGTATCAGCAAATGAGTGAGCTTCCTTCTCTGAATCGAAGGACATAAGTACTTCACCTGCGTTTGGAACCTCAGAAAGACCAAGAATCTCAACAGGAACTGAAGGACCTGCACTCTTTACGCGTGCGCCTGTATCATCAAGCATTGCACGAACCTTACCATAGCAGCTACCGCAGGCAACAGGATCACCAACGTGAAGTGTACCCTTCTGAACGAGAACTGTAGCAACAGCGCCACGTCCCTTATCAAGCTGTGCCTCGATAACAAGACCACGAGCCTTACGGTTAGGGTTAGCTCTAAGCTCGAGAACCTCTGCTGTAAGAAGGATCATCTCGAGAAGGTTGTCGATACCTTCCTTAGTGTGAGCTGATACTGGACAGAATACTGTGCTTCCGCCCCAATCTTCAGGAATAAGCTGGTACTCTGAAAGCTCCTGCTTAACTCTGTCGATATTTGCGTTTGGCTTATCAATCTTGTTGATTGCAACGATGATTTCGATGCCTGCAGCCTTAGCATGGTTGATAGCTTCAACTGTCTGAGGCATAACACCATCATCAGCAGCAACTACAAGTATTGCGATATCAGTTGAATTAGCACCACGCATACGCATTGCTGTGAATGCCTCATGACCAGGAGTATCAAGGAATGTGATGTCCTGACCATTGATTGAAACTGTGTAAGCACCGATATGCTGTGTGATACCACCAGCCTCACGATCTGTAACCTTTGTATCACGGATAGCATCAAGAAGTGATGTTTTACCGTGGTCAACGTGACCCATTACGCAGACAACAGGTGGACGAGATGGGTAGTTTGTTGTATCCTCTTCCTCTTCCTTGAGAAGTTCAGCGATAACATCAACCTTTTCCTCTTCCTCGCAGATACAGTTGAACTCGAGAGCGATTTCCTCAGCCTTCTCGAAGTCTACCTCCTGGTTAACTGTAACCATAGTACCCTTCATGAAAAGAGTCTTAACAACTGCAGAAGCCTGAACCTTCATCTTGTCAGCAAGATCCTTGATTGTGATTCTCTCAGGAATAGTGATTGTAAGAACCTCTTCCATATTACGCTCTGGAGCCTTAGGAGCATTGTTCTTTTTCTTCTTTCCACCATTCTTTTCAAGATTGATGAAATTCTCCTGCTTCTTGCCGCCTAAATTATTGTTGTCCTTGTTATTCTTCTTTTTCTTGTCGTCACGACGTCCGCCCTTAGCGTTTGATGCTGGTGCTACATCTGGAGCAGATGCCTGCTGTGATGGACGTGAAGGTCTTCCCTCATTTCTGCGATCGTTATTTCCATCAGCACGCTTCTCTGGACGCTTTCCAGCTGGCTTATCACCACGTGAAGGTCTATCACCACGCTCTGGTCTATCCTGACGATTATCACGTCTCTCTGAACGTTCCTGACGATCCTGGCGCTCCTGACGTTCTGGTCTCTCTGGACGTTCGTTTCTCTTTGATGGGCGCTCCTGAGTCTCCTCAGCTACGTTCTTCTTTGATACAAACTCAGTATCAGTAGACTGTGCAGAAGCACGCTGTGATGGACGAACACCATCAGCAAATGAACGAGGTCTGATTGGCCCTCTTGGTGCAGCAGCCTGCTGCTGAGCCTTCTTCTGTCCATTATTTCCATCTCTGTTCTCGTTTCTAGAAGAATCAGAGCCTGGACGTCTACGTCTGTCATCTCTGTCACGAGTAACAACGAATACGTTCTTCTTTTTCTTTATTGGATTTCCATCCTTATCAACTGGACGAGGCTTCTTTACAGGGTTTCCGTCCTTGTCTACGGCATGAGCCTGCTTCTCACCAGACTTCTCTGTTGACTTTTCCTTCTTTGGTTCAGCCTTCTTTGAGAAATTTGCTCTGATTTTAGCAGCCATGTCGTCCTCGACACCGCTTTGAGGCTTTGCTTCTATTCCATTAGCTTCAAGAAAAGTAATTAAATCTTTACTTTCCCTGCCAAGCTCTTTGGCTAATTCATGTACTTTTATTTTTGCCATCTAATATCCTCCTCATTACAACTACTGTATCTTATCTTGAATGCTTAAGGATAAATTTTCATCGCACACTACAATTGATGCCCGATATTCTTTTCCAATTGCATGACCTAAAGATTCTTTTGTTCCATATTCTACATATTTCACATTGTAGAATTCACAGGAATTTGAAAATGATTTTTTAGTATTTGCAGATGCATCTGTTGCAATAATGCAAAGAAAACCACTGCCATCTTTGATAGCCTGTTCGCAGGCGAATTCGCCACTTACGAGCTTTCCTGCCTTCATGGACATGCTAATCATATTTAATGCTTTATCTACTGCCATTTTCCAACTCCATATATAAACTGTTAAGCACATCATCAGAAACTGCACATTTCAAAGCTCTGTTAAAAGACTTTTTCTTCTGTGCAAGCGCTATGCATTCCAGATTGCGGCAAACATAGGCGCCACGTCCCTGTCCCTTATATGAAGGATCAAGCTGAATACCTTCAGGAAGTCTAACGACTCTGAAAAGCTCATTCTTTGGCTTCATACAATTGCAGGCAACGCATTTTCTAAGAGGTAATTCCTGTGCTTTCATTATTCTTCCTCTGTAGCTTCCTCTGAATCCTCTTCGTACTCAGACTCCTCTGATTCCTCAGAATCCTCATAGTCCTCTTCGTACTCTGCATCATCAGTGTACTCTCCATCCTCATCATAGTACTCATCGTCATCATAGTACTCGTCATCATCATAATCCTCTTCGTAGTCAAGGAAATCGCCTGCTTCCTTAGCCTGAGTCTCACTCTTGATGTCAATCTTGAAGCCTGTAAGACGAGCAGCAAGACGAGCATTCTGTCCTTCCTTACCGATGGCAAGTGAAAGCTGATAATCTGGAACAACTACACGTGCTGTCTTCTCATCTGCATCAGCGATAACAGCAACAACCTTTGCAGGTGAAAGTGCATTTTCAATAAGGTAAGCTGGGTTCTCATCCCATTCAACGATATCGATTTTCTCACCGCGAAGTTCGTTAACGATAGCATTTACACGAGTACCGTTCTGGCCAACGCAAGCTCCTACTGGATCAACATCCTCATCATTTGACCAAACAGCAATCTTTGTACGGCTACCAGCCTCACGAGAGATTGACTTAATTTCAACGATACCATCGCGAACCTCAGAAACCTCTTCCTCAAAAAGCTTTTTAACAAGCTCTGGATGTGTACGAGAAACAAGAATACGTGGTCCCTTGTTTGAAGTCTTAACCTCTACTATGTAAACCTTGATACGGTCCTGTGGCTT contains:
- the rbfA gene encoding 30S ribosome-binding factor RbfA, with product MRKNSVKNTRINEEVMRELSNIIRLEVKDPRISPVTSVVSVEVAPDLKTCKAYISVLGDDEAVKKTIEGLKSSAGFIRRELAHRINLRNTPEITFVSDQSIAYAAKISKLIDEVNAPLHENE
- a CDS encoding L7Ae/L30e/S12e/Gadd45 family ribosomal protein, whose protein sequence is MAVDKALNMISMSMKAGKLVSGEFACEQAIKDGSGFLCIIATDASANTKKSFSNSCEFYNVKYVEYGTKESLGHAIGKEYRASIVVCDENLSLSIQDKIQ
- the rnpM gene encoding RNase P modulator RnpM, which produces MKAQELPLRKCVACNCMKPKNELFRVVRLPEGIQLDPSYKGQGRGAYVCRNLECIALAQKKKSFNRALKCAVSDDVLNSLYMELENGSR
- the nusA gene encoding transcription termination factor NusA, which encodes MAANTNDFWDALTDLAKEKNISMDVLIETIENSLLIACKNNYGKADNATVEIDKTTGEYHVYLSKTVVDEVMDPVEEISLSDAQDISGKHAIGDIIQIEVKSKDFGRIAATAAKNTITQKIREEERKVLYEEYYELQHKVVTGVVTRFSGSNIHVNLGKLEGFLSESEQVKGEYYKPQDRIKVYIVEVKTSNKGPRILVSRTHPELVKKLFEEEVSEVRDGIVEIKSISREAGSRTKIAVWSNDEDVDPVGACVGQNGTRVNAIVNELRGEKIDIVEWDENPAYLIENALSPAKVVAVIADADEKTARVVVPDYQLSLAIGKEGQNARLAARLTGFKIDIKSETQAKEAGDFLDYEEDYDDDEYYDDDEYYDEDGEYTDDAEYEEDYEDSEESEESEYEEDSEEATEEE
- the infB gene encoding translation initiation factor IF-2 translates to MAKIKVHELAKELGRESKDLITFLEANGIEAKPQSGVEDDMAAKIRANFSKKAEPKKEKSTEKSGEKQAHAVDKDGNPVKKPRPVDKDGNPIKKKKNVFVVTRDRDDRRRRPGSDSSRNENRDGNNGQKKAQQQAAAPRGPIRPRSFADGVRPSQRASAQSTDTEFVSKKNVAEETQERPSKRNERPERPERQERQDRQERSERRDNRQDRPERGDRPSRGDKPAGKRPEKRADGNNDRRNEGRPSRPSQQASAPDVAPASNAKGGRRDDKKKKNNKDNNNLGGKKQENFINLEKNGGKKKKNNAPKAPERNMEEVLTITIPERITIKDLADKMKVQASAVVKTLFMKGTMVTVNQEVDFEKAEEIALEFNCICEEEEKVDVIAELLKEEEEDTTNYPSRPPVVCVMGHVDHGKTSLLDAIRDTKVTDREAGGITQHIGAYTVSINGQDITFLDTPGHEAFTAMRMRGANSTDIAILVVAADDGVMPQTVEAINHAKAAGIEIIVAINKIDKPNANIDRVKQELSEYQLIPEDWGGSTVFCPVSAHTKEGIDNLLEMILLTAEVLELRANPNRKARGLVIEAQLDKGRGAVATVLVQKGTLHVGDPVACGSCYGKVRAMLDDTGARVKSAGPSVPVEILGLSEVPNAGEVLMSFDSEKEAHSFADTFVAEHKNKLVEQTKSKMSLDALFSEIESGNLKELDIIVKADVQGSVEAVKQSLEKLSNEEVVVKTIHGGVGTINESDVVLASASNAIIIGFNVRVDPQAKMTADREGVDLRLYKVIYDAINDVESAMKGMLDPIFEEKVIGHAEVRQIFKASGVGNIAGSYVTDGYFQRDCMVRVTREGELIHEGKLGSLKRFKDDVKEVKTNFECGLVIEDFNDVQEMDVIEAYIMVEVPR